One window of Candidatus Tokpelaia hoelldoblerii genomic DNA carries:
- a CDS encoding Diguanylate cyclase (GGDEF) domain-containing protein (bhsal13760) has translation MFPAGVAGIDSGLKGRIVSISRLFHIFMVFTIWAFGFSALAEAGSAPLAPPEPIKISIHDRALDLSRAVQIFHVAGKNFEISTAPGPDSIIRNIKVKANDERAEGNWAVFAIANPTDESIDRLIVAPHYRLSRSGILSPDLGAVRIQSITPSEGFALDRQTSQDSDVFHLTINPGAVITFVAELGTPELPKLYLWAPEAYKDTVNSYTLYHGIVLGIAGLLALLMTVLFVVKGTSLFPATAAFSWAMLAYICVDFNFLNKLFEIVPAAEPVWRAGTEVALAASLLIFLFSYLHLHRWHHRFSYGAVVWILVLAGLGGLAVFDPVRAAGIARLSLGMTVIAGIGLIGYLSFHKYDRAIMLVPTWVLLLCWLVGAYAAISGRLDNDIIQPALSGGLVLIALLIGFTVMQHAFANGLNQGLFSDSERQALAVQGTDHVVWDWDVIRDRVTTKPDLSVYLGSAGRDLGGPMRNWLPAIHIEDRDQFRMALDALLDNGGGRLSETFRLRSADGQYRWFSLHARPVIGSDGAIIRCVGMISDITPFRRTQERLLQNSIQDSLTGLPNKQLFLDRLQTYCTLAQQDSSIRPTLLVFDFDDFRAINRRYGLSFGDTFLLAIARRLSRHLQPVDSLCRLSADRFALLLASQNDLQKVATFTIALRKTLVTPMSLSGKEIRPSVSIGMLPWSNSPSSAQERLNDAILAMYNAKNKGGNRIEPFQPALRKTGVEKKAFAEELRTAVEAKSLQVLYHPVLDMRDGTIVGFEASLQWRHPVRGTLFLPDFITAAESANLVMPLATLLISHMAADTALINEQFPKKKLFVSTALPSAQLLSPELVSIFQSALVQTALKERQLNIEVPETVLLQNPELATALLAQLNKLGIGLALNNFGSGPTSLDCLTGYPFNMVRLDRSLFDADKPHQQAILNTLIDMTHQLGMTIVADGVETEQNARLLQEAQCDYLQSTTFCEPIAVGQIVALLEKYPRARQQPPQAALDAE, from the coding sequence GTGTTCCCGGCAGGTGTGGCAGGAATCGACAGTGGTTTGAAAGGGCGTATTGTGAGTATATCCCGTCTGTTCCATATTTTTATGGTGTTTACGATATGGGCATTTGGATTTTCAGCCCTGGCGGAAGCTGGTTCTGCACCGCTCGCCCCGCCTGAGCCCATCAAGATTTCTATTCATGACCGCGCGCTTGACCTATCCCGCGCCGTGCAGATTTTCCATGTTGCCGGCAAGAATTTTGAAATTTCCACCGCTCCCGGGCCGGACAGCATTATCCGCAACATCAAGGTGAAAGCCAATGATGAACGGGCGGAAGGCAACTGGGCGGTTTTCGCCATTGCCAACCCGACAGACGAATCTATCGACAGGCTGATTGTCGCACCGCATTACCGGCTTTCACGCTCCGGCATTCTGTCGCCGGATCTCGGCGCGGTGCGTATCCAGTCCATCACACCGAGTGAAGGTTTTGCCCTTGACCGGCAGACCAGTCAGGATTCAGACGTTTTCCACCTGACAATCAATCCGGGGGCGGTTATCACCTTTGTTGCCGAACTCGGCACGCCGGAACTGCCCAAACTCTATCTGTGGGCACCGGAAGCCTATAAGGACACGGTGAACTCCTATACGCTTTATCACGGTATTGTGCTGGGCATTGCCGGATTGCTGGCGCTGTTGATGACGGTTCTGTTTGTCGTCAAGGGCACATCGCTGTTTCCGGCGACGGCGGCTTTCTCCTGGGCGATGCTGGCCTATATCTGTGTCGATTTCAACTTTTTGAACAAATTGTTCGAGATTGTGCCCGCGGCAGAGCCGGTGTGGCGAGCCGGGACTGAAGTGGCGCTGGCCGCCAGCCTGCTTATTTTTCTGTTCAGCTATCTGCATCTGCACCGCTGGCACCACCGTTTCAGCTATGGTGCGGTTGTCTGGATCCTGGTTCTGGCCGGGCTTGGCGGGCTGGCGGTATTCGATCCTGTACGGGCGGCTGGCATTGCCCGCCTCTCCTTGGGGATGACAGTGATTGCCGGTATTGGCCTGATCGGTTATCTGTCCTTTCATAAATATGACCGCGCCATCATGCTGGTGCCGACATGGGTACTGCTCCTGTGCTGGCTGGTCGGGGCTTATGCGGCCATCAGCGGCCGGCTCGACAATGACATCATCCAGCCGGCCTTAAGCGGCGGCCTGGTGCTGATTGCCCTGCTTATCGGTTTTACCGTCATGCAGCATGCTTTTGCCAATGGCCTCAATCAGGGGCTTTTTTCCGACAGCGAACGGCAGGCGCTGGCCGTTCAGGGAACGGATCATGTTGTCTGGGACTGGGATGTTATCCGCGACCGCGTGACAACAAAACCTGACCTGTCAGTTTATCTCGGCTCTGCCGGACGGGATCTGGGCGGGCCAATGCGCAACTGGCTGCCTGCCATCCATATTGAGGACCGCGACCAGTTCCGCATGGCGCTTGACGCCCTTCTCGACAATGGCGGCGGCCGCCTTAGCGAAACCTTCCGTCTGCGTTCGGCTGACGGGCAATATCGCTGGTTTTCGCTGCATGCCCGCCCTGTTATCGGCTCAGACGGGGCCATTATCCGCTGTGTCGGCATGATCTCGGATATAACCCCCTTCCGCCGCACTCAGGAACGGCTGCTGCAAAATTCCATTCAGGACAGCCTGACCGGCCTTCCCAACAAGCAATTGTTTCTTGACCGGTTACAGACCTACTGCACCCTTGCCCAGCAGGATTCAAGCATCAGACCGACCCTGCTGGTTTTCGATTTTGATGATTTCCGCGCCATCAACCGCCGGTATGGCCTGTCATTCGGTGATACATTCCTGCTGGCAATCGCCCGGCGGCTGAGCCGTCATCTGCAGCCTGTTGACAGCTTGTGCCGCCTGTCGGCAGACCGGTTTGCCCTGTTGCTGGCGTCGCAGAATGATTTGCAGAAAGTGGCGACATTCACCATCGCCCTGCGCAAGACCCTTGTGACACCGATGTCATTGAGCGGCAAGGAAATCAGGCCCAGTGTTTCTATAGGCATGCTGCCCTGGTCAAACAGCCCGTCCAGCGCACAGGAGCGGTTGAATGACGCGATTCTGGCCATGTACAACGCCAAGAACAAGGGCGGCAACCGCATTGAGCCTTTCCAGCCGGCCCTGCGCAAAACCGGAGTGGAAAAGAAAGCATTCGCCGAAGAGCTGCGCACGGCAGTCGAGGCCAAAAGCCTGCAGGTGCTTTATCATCCGGTCCTGGATATGCGTGACGGTACAATTGTCGGCTTTGAAGCCAGTCTGCAATGGCGCCATCCGGTACGCGGCACATTGTTTCTGCCCGATTTCATCACCGCCGCCGAAAGCGCTAATCTGGTCATGCCGCTTGCCACGCTGCTCATATCCCATATGGCGGCAGACACGGCCCTGATCAACGAACAGTTTCCCAAAAAGAAACTGTTTGTTTCAACCGCCCTGCCAAGCGCGCAACTGCTAAGCCCTGAGCTTGTCAGTATTTTCCAGTCGGCTCTTGTGCAGACCGCGCTCAAGGAGCGGCAGCTGAATATTGAAGTGCCGGAAACCGTGCTGTTGCAGAATCCTGAACTTGCCACCGCGCTGCTTGCACAGTTGAACAAGCTTGGTATCGGCCTTGCACTGAACAATTTCGGTTCAGGGCCGACATCCCTTGATTGCCTGACCGGTTACCCATTTAACATGGTGCGCCTTGACCGTTCATTGTTTGACGCTGACAAGCCCCATCAGCAGGCTATCCTGAATACGCTGATTGATATGACACACCAGCTGGGCATGACGATTGTCGCCGATGGCGTTGAAACCGAGCAGAATGCCAGGCTGTTGCAGGAAGCACAGTGCGATTATCTGCAAAGCACCACTTTTTGCGAGCCGATTGCAGTGGGCCAGATTGTCGCGTTGCTGGAAAAATACCCGCGCGCCCGGCAACAGCCGCCGCAAGCCGCTTTGGATGCTGAATAA
- a CDS encoding Putative transcriptional regulator (bhsal13770) codes for MVHDNSFFSGQLLIAMPGMEDNRFHRAVVYICSHSQDGAMGIVLNQPQNIGVPDLLQQLGIVDKAQIPYLPPRLRMQAVRNGGPVEQARGFVLHSDEYSCSGTVAVADDIALTSTVEVLHDLSRGKGPAHSVVALGYAGWGAGQLEAEIAANSWLTAFATPELLFDGTADSQYERCLAGIGVDLLRLVRHAGHA; via the coding sequence GTGGTTCATGATAACAGCTTTTTCAGCGGGCAATTGTTAATCGCCATGCCTGGCATGGAGGATAACCGGTTTCACCGTGCGGTTGTTTATATATGCAGCCACTCGCAGGATGGCGCAATGGGAATTGTGCTCAATCAACCACAAAATATCGGTGTGCCGGATTTGCTGCAACAGCTTGGCATTGTTGACAAGGCGCAGATTCCTTATCTGCCGCCGCGGCTGCGGATGCAGGCGGTGCGCAATGGCGGCCCGGTTGAGCAGGCTCGCGGCTTTGTCCTGCATTCGGATGAGTATTCGTGCAGCGGTACGGTGGCGGTTGCTGATGATATTGCGCTGACCTCAACGGTGGAAGTGCTGCATGACCTTTCCCGTGGCAAGGGGCCGGCGCATTCTGTGGTGGCGCTGGGCTATGCCGGCTGGGGTGCGGGACAGCTGGAGGCGGAGATTGCCGCCAACAGCTGGCTGACAGCCTTTGCCACGCCGGAGCTGTTGTTTGACGGGACGGCGGACAGCCAGTATGAACGCTGCCTTGCCGGTATCGGCGTTGACCTGCTGCGGCTTGTGCGCCATGCAGGCCATGCCTGA
- the dsbC gene encoding Disulfide bond corrector protein DsbC (bhsal13780), whose protein sequence is MEAMKNSRLFEKFLTAFCLAFALCQTASAQSTDWQTTEGGQVRVVGYMAEELKPLTEESSTQEPGHLYLTGLIDIELKDGWHTYWRNPGSTGMAPEITLEQGGKADILFPAPKLIMDGKEWTFGYEGHVMLPFTTIVDKQQKRLAGDVTVGLCETICLPHTVSFRFDLDKPADILAQGQIKTARAALPELKPAGFRIHAVSYLKDDNTISTFSLSFTRPQGTAAVGQVFLSSETLQLGIAKYQDTSKHEETETDTYSVSVSGFSRDDKDSGFRYTAILDNGTAFSGSGVIEFVQFGSFGADKASSYKTFELKAPPKNKQ, encoded by the coding sequence ATGGAAGCAATGAAAAACAGCCGCCTTTTTGAAAAATTTCTCACAGCCTTCTGTCTGGCTTTCGCTCTCTGCCAAACCGCTTCCGCCCAAAGCACAGACTGGCAAACAACAGAAGGCGGACAAGTGCGTGTTGTCGGCTATATGGCAGAAGAGTTGAAACCCCTCACGGAAGAAAGCAGCACGCAGGAGCCCGGACACCTTTATCTCACCGGCCTTATCGACATTGAATTGAAAGACGGCTGGCACACCTATTGGCGCAACCCGGGCAGCACCGGCATGGCGCCGGAAATCACCCTTGAGCAGGGCGGCAAGGCGGACATTCTGTTTCCCGCACCAAAGCTGATCATGGATGGCAAGGAATGGACATTCGGTTATGAAGGGCATGTGATGTTGCCTTTCACCACCATTGTTGACAAGCAGCAAAAAAGACTTGCCGGTGATGTGACCGTGGGCCTATGTGAAACCATTTGCCTGCCGCACACCGTCTCCTTTCGCTTTGATCTGGACAAGCCCGCTGACATTCTTGCCCAGGGGCAGATCAAAACCGCCCGCGCCGCTCTGCCAGAATTAAAGCCCGCCGGTTTCAGGATTCACGCGGTGTCATATCTGAAAGATGACAACACCATATCCACCTTCTCCCTGTCATTCACCCGCCCGCAAGGGACAGCAGCTGTAGGCCAGGTCTTTTTATCCTCCGAAACGCTGCAATTGGGCATTGCCAAATATCAGGATACTTCAAAACATGAGGAAACAGAAACAGATACCTATAGTGTTTCCGTTTCCGGTTTTTCCCGTGATGACAAGGATTCAGGGTTTCGTTACACAGCCATACTGGACAACGGCACGGCCTTTTCAGGCAGCGGGGTCATAGAATTTGTCCAGTTCGGGTCTTTCGGTGCAGACAAGGCGTCTTCCTACAAAACATTTGAGCTCAAAGCGCCGCCCAAAAACAAACAATAA
- the rnhA gene encoding Ribonuclease H (bhsal13790) codes for MKQITVYTDGACSGNPGPGGWGVLLLYNGHEREMYGGEAKTTNNRMELMAAIAALETLKEPCEIDLYTDSTYVRDGISKWIYGWKKNDWRRADKKPVKNLELWQRLDEARSRHKVEWRWVKGHAGHPGNERVDVLARQGAEEAAAKPATA; via the coding sequence ATGAAACAGATAACAGTTTATACTGATGGCGCTTGTTCCGGCAATCCCGGCCCGGGAGGGTGGGGGGTGCTGTTGCTTTATAACGGCCATGAACGTGAGATGTATGGCGGCGAGGCGAAAACCACCAACAACCGTATGGAACTTATGGCGGCGATTGCTGCACTGGAAACATTGAAAGAGCCCTGCGAGATCGACCTTTATACCGATTCCACCTATGTGCGTGATGGCATTTCCAAATGGATTTACGGCTGGAAGAAAAATGACTGGCGCAGAGCGGATAAAAAGCCGGTGAAGAATCTGGAACTGTGGCAGCGGCTGGATGAAGCGCGGAGCCGCCACAAGGTGGAATGGCGCTGGGTCAAGGGGCATGCCGGTCATCCGGGAAATGAACGGGTGGACGTGCTTGCCCGCCAAGGGGCGGAAGAGGCTGCAGCAAAACCCGCGACAGCCTGA
- the thrB gene encoding Homoserine kinase (bhsal13800), with amino-acid sequence MAVYTDVSAEALEVFLQDYSIGGLLSCKGIAEGVENSNYLLQTQSGSYILTLYEKRVRQGDLPFFLGLMQHLAQKKLECPLPVVRKDGALFGELAGRPAAIITFLQGMSTGSPEIVCCRGAGAALAKFHRAGSDFALSRENSLSVSGWRVLWQPIRARVAAELADEIDRGLDWLTCDWPQGLPKGVIHADLFPDNVFFLGKEVSGLIDFYFACNDFYAYDLAICLNAWCFEKDLSFNQAKAAAMFAAYNRERALGPDECEALPLLACGAAMRFFLTRLYDWFHVANDVLVVKKDANEYLHKYRFFRQIVHPSELGIL; translated from the coding sequence ATGGCTGTCTATACCGATGTCAGTGCTGAAGCGCTGGAAGTGTTTTTGCAGGATTATTCAATCGGTGGCCTGCTTTCCTGCAAAGGAATTGCTGAAGGTGTGGAAAATTCCAATTACCTGTTACAGACGCAAAGCGGTAGTTATATTCTGACGCTTTATGAAAAGCGGGTAAGGCAAGGGGATCTGCCGTTTTTTCTCGGACTGATGCAACATCTGGCACAAAAAAAACTTGAATGCCCGCTGCCGGTTGTCCGCAAGGATGGCGCATTGTTTGGTGAACTGGCTGGCCGGCCGGCGGCGATTATCACCTTCCTGCAAGGGATGTCGACCGGTTCACCGGAAATTGTCTGTTGCCGCGGTGCAGGGGCGGCGTTGGCAAAATTTCACCGTGCGGGCAGTGACTTTGCTCTTTCCCGTGAAAACAGCCTTTCCGTTTCCGGCTGGCGGGTGTTATGGCAGCCCATCCGTGCACGCGTTGCGGCAGAACTCGCTGATGAGATTGACCGCGGGCTTGACTGGCTGACGTGCGACTGGCCGCAAGGCTTGCCAAAAGGTGTTATCCATGCTGACCTCTTTCCCGATAATGTGTTTTTTTTAGGCAAAGAGGTTTCAGGGCTGATTGACTTTTACTTCGCCTGTAACGATTTTTATGCCTATGATCTGGCAATCTGCCTCAATGCCTGGTGTTTTGAAAAGGATTTGTCATTCAATCAGGCGAAGGCCGCTGCCATGTTTGCCGCTTATAACCGTGAGCGCGCGCTGGGGCCGGATGAGTGTGAGGCCTTGCCGCTCTTGGCCTGCGGGGCAGCGATGCGGTTTTTCCTCACCCGTCTTTATGACTGGTTTCATGTTGCGAATGATGTGCTGGTGGTAAAGAAAGACGCGAATGAATATTTGCATAAATACCGTTTTTTCCGGCAGATTGTCCACCCGTCAGAATTGGGAATCTTATGA
- the lytB gene encoding 4-hydroxy-3-methylbut-2-enyl diphosphate reductase (bhsal13810): MSLKPPLTIRLCGPRGFCAGVDRAIQIVVAALKKYGAPVYVRHEIVHNRYVVEGLAARGAVFIEELGEIPAGRRDRPVVFSAHGVPKSVLQDAAIKNLFYLDATCPLVSKVHKQALRHQRKGRHVILIGHAGHPEVIGTMGQLQPAAVTLIETVEDARRYQPHNADMLGFVTQTTLSVADTAGIIEVLQQRFPKMEAPAAESICYATTNRQDAVKAAAAGCDLFLIVGAPNSSNSRRLVEVAERAGAVQAALVQRADEIDWEALGRVSIVGLSAGASAPEIIVAEIIEAFRQRHTVIIELAEMVQEHETFLVNRELRDVVLTGEDMAFVNGALD; the protein is encoded by the coding sequence ATGTCTTTAAAACCACCGCTGACCATCCGCCTTTGCGGGCCAAGGGGTTTTTGCGCCGGTGTTGACCGCGCTATTCAGATTGTTGTGGCAGCGTTGAAAAAATACGGTGCGCCGGTTTATGTGCGTCATGAAATTGTTCATAACCGTTATGTGGTGGAAGGGCTTGCCGCCCGCGGCGCGGTATTTATTGAAGAACTGGGTGAGATTCCGGCTGGCAGGCGCGACAGGCCGGTGGTGTTTTCCGCCCATGGCGTGCCGAAATCCGTGTTGCAGGATGCGGCGATAAAGAATCTGTTTTATCTTGACGCCACCTGTCCGCTGGTGTCAAAAGTGCACAAACAGGCGTTGCGCCATCAGCGCAAGGGCCGGCATGTGATTTTAATCGGCCATGCGGGCCATCCGGAAGTCATCGGCACCATGGGGCAGTTGCAGCCGGCAGCGGTGACTTTGATTGAAACAGTGGAAGACGCGCGCCGCTACCAGCCGCACAATGCCGATATGCTCGGATTTGTCACGCAGACAACACTTTCAGTTGCCGATACGGCGGGGATTATCGAGGTGCTGCAGCAGCGTTTCCCGAAGATGGAAGCGCCGGCGGCGGAATCGATCTGCTATGCCACCACCAACCGGCAGGATGCGGTGAAGGCAGCGGCAGCGGGTTGTGATTTGTTTTTGATTGTCGGGGCGCCGAACTCGTCCAATTCGCGCCGTCTGGTTGAAGTGGCGGAGCGGGCCGGCGCTGTGCAGGCGGCTCTGGTGCAACGGGCAGATGAAATTGACTGGGAGGCTCTCGGGCGCGTCAGCATTGTGGGCTTGTCCGCCGGAGCCTCGGCGCCGGAAATTATTGTGGCTGAAATTATTGAAGCTTTCCGCCAGCGCCATACTGTCATCATAGAACTGGCGGAAATGGTGCAGGAGCATGAAACCTTTCTGGTCAACCGTGAGTTACGCGATGTTGTTTTGACAGGTGAAGATATGGCCTTTGTCAATGGCGCTCTTGATTGA
- a CDS encoding Hypothetical protein (bhsal13820), with product MRNPRATPEKSRKRHLALRNRASGLAIALLLFVFVLYIATLAKLAI from the coding sequence ATGAGAAACCCCAGGGCAACACCGGAAAAATCGCGCAAACGGCATCTTGCATTGCGCAATCGCGCCAGCGGATTGGCAATTGCTCTTTTATTATTTGTGTTTGTCCTTTATATTGCGACCCTGGCCAAGCTTGCCATATAG
- the ctaB gene encoding Protoheme IX farnesyltransferase (bhsal13830): MTTAGTPVEDNTGKACSADYISLLKPRVMSLVVFTALVGLVVAPVAVNPLLGALAILCIAVGGGASGALNMWYDADIDRVMKRTRSRPIPAGLMTHNEVLAFGLVLSACSVFTMGVFINWFSALFLAFTIFFYAVVYTIWLKRSTPQNIVIGGAAGAFPPMIGWAAATGGISAESIVLFLIIFLWTPPHFWALSLFVKTDYEAAKIPMMANVRGEQSTKLQSFAYAVLMALCGVAPWFMGFAGAVYGVASAVLGLVFVLFAWRMWRASAGELTIRAAKKLFFFSLVYLSSVFGVLLVETLLRRWLGF, translated from the coding sequence ATGACCACAGCTGGAACACCGGTTGAAGATAACACCGGCAAAGCCTGTAGCGCCGATTATATTTCGCTGTTAAAGCCGCGGGTGATGTCGCTTGTGGTGTTCACAGCGCTGGTGGGGCTGGTGGTGGCGCCGGTCGCTGTCAATCCGCTGCTGGGGGCGCTGGCCATTTTGTGTATTGCGGTGGGTGGCGGGGCGTCAGGCGCGCTTAATATGTGGTATGATGCCGATATTGACAGGGTGATGAAGCGCACCCGGTCGCGCCCGATACCGGCCGGACTGATGACACATAATGAAGTGCTGGCCTTCGGGCTGGTGCTGTCGGCTTGTTCCGTGTTCACCATGGGGGTGTTCATCAACTGGTTCTCGGCGCTGTTTCTGGCCTTTACCATTTTCTTCTATGCGGTTGTGTATACCATCTGGCTGAAACGCTCGACACCGCAGAATATTGTCATTGGCGGCGCGGCAGGAGCTTTTCCGCCGATGATCGGCTGGGCGGCGGCGACAGGCGGTATCAGCGCTGAAAGTATTGTGCTGTTTCTGATTATCTTTTTATGGACACCGCCGCATTTCTGGGCTTTATCGCTGTTTGTCAAAACCGATTATGAAGCGGCGAAAATCCCGATGATGGCCAATGTGCGCGGTGAGCAGTCAACCAAGCTGCAAAGCTTTGCTTATGCGGTTTTGATGGCGCTTTGTGGCGTCGCACCGTGGTTCATGGGGTTTGCCGGTGCGGTTTACGGGGTGGCCTCCGCCGTGCTGGGACTGGTTTTTGTGCTCTTTGCCTGGCGGATGTGGCGCGCGAGCGCGGGGGAATTGACAATCAGGGCAGCAAAGAAGCTGTTTTTCTTCTCACTGGTTTATCTCTCTTCGGTGTTCGGTGTTCTGCTGGTGGAAACACTGTTGCGGCGCTGGCTGGGATTTTGA
- a CDS encoding Cytochrome c oxidase subunit 1 (bhsal13840), giving the protein MQLCRHGYKSRNTGHDVLSFLFLSTDHKTIGWLYFALAIIGGVAGFALSVWLRVALEGQGVLYTSMNGAMQFRSAHAQFMIFFMLLPALFGGFGNWLLPLMLGVGNVAFARLNRLAFWLFALGFALFIVVQLSAGSGAVNHTVTAVLLCLVLYAGVISLVLQAVNFIVTILVMRPPVIRFQDCPPFVWAVLITSGLLLFYLPVMLGWGSLALWRGGAAQQWFIHWQDMLNHPELYVLLLPVFGIISHIVTTFSRSPLYGQKYVIAVMAFIGLAGFALWAQTIFAGRDLEQIKTWLAISPLLIGLPMLFLTLSWLVTMSGKPVTWQVPMLWAGGCLFSLVAGIGLMADLVWKVSLTGLPLSFMLHVHYVLSLSAVFALCAGWYFWFPKMAGLQIRVTTGMLHFWLMFIAAQLLFLPLGMAKTGSMLAACSVGVFIYGIVEAFVRGIPAGDNPWGEGATTLEWQLSSPPQVVNAQGRPA; this is encoded by the coding sequence ATGCAACTTTGCAGGCACGGGTATAAAAGCCGCAACACAGGACATGATGTTTTATCGTTTCTGTTTTTATCAACAGATCATAAAACAATCGGCTGGCTTTATTTTGCTCTGGCAATTATCGGCGGTGTCGCCGGCTTTGCCCTGTCGGTCTGGTTGCGTGTGGCCCTGGAGGGGCAAGGGGTATTGTATACGTCGATGAACGGCGCCATGCAGTTTCGTTCAGCGCATGCCCAGTTCATGATATTTTTTATGCTGCTGCCGGCCCTGTTCGGCGGTTTCGGCAATTGGCTGCTGCCGTTGATGCTGGGGGTGGGCAATGTCGCGTTTGCGCGTCTCAACCGTTTGGCTTTCTGGCTGTTTGCGCTTGGTTTTGCACTGTTTATAGTGGTGCAGCTGTCTGCCGGCAGCGGGGCAGTCAACCACACAGTGACGGCGGTTCTGTTATGTCTGGTGCTTTATGCCGGTGTCATATCGCTGGTGTTGCAGGCGGTAAACTTTATTGTCACCATTCTTGTCATGCGCCCGCCGGTTATCAGGTTTCAGGACTGCCCGCCGTTTGTCTGGGCGGTGCTGATCACTTCCGGGCTGCTGCTTTTCTACCTGCCGGTCATGCTTGGCTGGGGCAGTCTGGCGCTGTGGCGGGGTGGCGCAGCGCAGCAGTGGTTTATACACTGGCAGGATATGCTCAATCATCCTGAACTTTATGTGCTGCTGTTGCCGGTATTCGGCATTATCAGCCATATTGTCACGACATTCAGCAGATCGCCGTTATACGGGCAAAAATATGTTATTGCCGTCATGGCCTTTATCGGCCTTGCCGGGTTTGCGCTGTGGGCGCAGACAATATTTGCCGGCCGTGATCTGGAACAGATCAAAACATGGCTGGCAATTTCGCCGCTGCTTATCGGCCTTCCGATGTTGTTTCTGACACTTTCGTGGCTGGTGACGATGAGCGGGAAGCCTGTAACATGGCAGGTGCCGATGTTATGGGCGGGGGGATGTCTGTTCTCGCTGGTGGCCGGTATCGGGTTGATGGCCGATCTGGTATGGAAAGTTTCATTGACCGGGCTGCCTTTGTCTTTCATGCTTCATGTGCATTATGTTCTGTCGCTCAGTGCGGTGTTTGCGCTGTGTGCGGGCTGGTATTTCTGGTTTCCGAAAATGGCGGGCCTGCAGATCCGCGTCACAACGGGGATGCTGCATTTCTGGCTGATGTTCATTGCGGCGCAACTGCTGTTTCTGCCGCTGGGCATGGCAAAGACGGGCAGTATGCTGGCCGCCTGTTCTGTCGGGGTTTTCATCTATGGTATTGTTGAGGCGTTTGTGCGCGGGATACCGGCGGGTGACAATCCGTGGGGGGAGGGCGCGACAACGCTGGAATGGCAGCTTTCATCCCCGCCGCAAGTGGTGAATGCGCAAGGCAGGCCCGCATGA
- the ialB gene encoding Invasion associated locus B family protein (bhsal13850), with the protein MVRVFFKQRFCTITAWQKVAAAICFLGAAITGNAFAQERPAPTVPQIAEFDTWNKICVTPPGTPTQRCELVQNTVGKNRPDIAVRVSFIKIPENDRTSDNGGAMLRIKTPIRVELPLGVSIFVEDDKNLGTMPYQRCSGDNCYAEAFVNEELMQLFLDGKTATVIVYPSQEEGVGSVINLAGFKAAYKALP; encoded by the coding sequence GTGGTTCGAGTGTTTTTCAAACAACGGTTTTGCACAATCACCGCATGGCAGAAGGTTGCTGCAGCGATCTGTTTTCTCGGTGCAGCCATAACCGGCAATGCTTTCGCGCAGGAAAGACCGGCGCCAACAGTACCGCAGATTGCAGAATTCGACACATGGAATAAAATCTGTGTGACACCGCCCGGCACTCCCACCCAGCGCTGTGAACTGGTGCAAAACACCGTCGGCAAAAACAGGCCGGATATTGCCGTGCGTGTCTCTTTCATAAAAATACCCGAAAATGACAGGACATCTGACAATGGCGGTGCCATGCTGCGTATCAAAACACCTATCCGTGTTGAGCTGCCGCTTGGCGTCAGCATCTTTGTTGAAGACGATAAAAATCTGGGCACTATGCCATATCAGCGCTGTTCAGGTGATAACTGCTATGCTGAAGCTTTTGTCAATGAAGAGCTTATGCAGCTGTTTCTTGACGGTAAAACAGCAACCGTCATTGTCTATCCGTCACAGGAAGAAGGTGTGGGCAGCGTCATTAATCTCGCCGGTTTCAAAGCCGCCTACAAGGCTCTGCCATGA